A genomic stretch from Helianthus annuus cultivar XRQ/B chromosome 1, HanXRQr2.0-SUNRISE, whole genome shotgun sequence includes:
- the LOC110877603 gene encoding PLASMODESMATA CALLOSE-BINDING PROTEIN 3, with the protein MEIILYRAVTTVVLVVLYSRIVAATWCVVRSEASREALQAALDYACGAGADCAPIQPSGLCFLPNTIQAHASYAFNSYYMRRSMAPGSCDFAGTATIAKTDPSYGSCNYPASPSVAGGIIIPPGGGGAATTIVTPTTYITPPPPPSTSTPLFAGAGGLNPFGMVPTLATPSNARALFDFSILKIQFPNLIFLVLTLWMFL; encoded by the exons ATGGAAATCATCCTATACCGGGCGGTAACAACGGTGGTGCTGGTGGTTCTCTACAGCCGCATCGTGGCTGCAACATGGTGCGTAGTCAGGAGCGAAGCCTCAAGAGAGGCGTTACAGGCGGCTCTTGACTATGCATGCGGCGCAGGAGCTGATTGCGCGCCAATACAGCCGTCTGGATTGTGTTTTCTTCCTAACACAATTCAAGCACACGCCTCATATGCCTTTAATAGCTATTACATGCGCCGATCCATGGCTCCCGGATCATGTGACTTTGCTGGCACTGCCACCATTGCCAAAACCGATCCAA GTTATGGATCATGCAACTATCCGGCTTCACCGAG CGTGGCGGGAGGTATTATTATTCCTCCTGGAGGAGGAGGCGCAGCCACAACAATCGTCACTCCAACTACATAcatcacaccaccaccaccaccatccacctctACACCGTTATTTGCGGGTGCTGGGGGCCTAAATCCGTTTGGCATGGTACCTACCTTAGCCACACCATCAAATGCTAGAGCTTTGTTTGACTTCTCCATTTTGAAAATTCAGTTTCCAAACCTAATTTTCTTAGTGTTAACCTTGTGGATGTTTTTGTAG